In Amaranthus tricolor cultivar Red isolate AtriRed21 chromosome 5, ASM2621246v1, whole genome shotgun sequence, a genomic segment contains:
- the LOC130813420 gene encoding uncharacterized protein LOC130813420 — MVRNSCGGKLFVPHWWDKDALLVLYIGRKGFCPTLVGENHPKHKKKDMSLEELVGHMKIEEANRLKDKDSSPYELSVKANIVESSVSKHDRFNKQNKVAANQGHKAWQCYNRKDASNNGQKSDQNKNQAHIAEESDDVIAAVVSEINLVGNKAEWVVETGATKHFCSEKDLFIEFHEFSKADQGYLSGGLFILETVFVAGSINKASTSAYIVENFDLWHARLGHVNYGSMKRLQKMSLIASLVCNGHKCGICVEAKHCKKPFKPVLSRQTELLELVHSDLADFKNIES; from the exons ATGGTAAGGAATTCTTGTGGAGGAAAACTCTTTGTCCCACATTGGTGGGATAAGGAtgctttacttgttttatatattGGAAGAAAGGGATTTTGTCCCACATTGGTGGGAGAA AATCATCCCAAACACAAGAAGAAGGATATGTCACTCGAGGAGCTAGTCGGTCatatgaagattgaagaagccaACCGCCTTAAGGATAAGGATTCTTCCCCTTATGAACTTTCTGTTAAAGCTAACATTGTGGAATCTTCTGTTTCAAAACATGACAGgtttaacaaacaaaacaaagttgCTGCAAAT CAAGGCCACAAGGCATGGCAATGCTACAACCGCAAAGATGCATCCAACAACGGGCAGAAATCAGACCAGAACAAAAACCAAGCCCACATTGCTGAAGAATCTGATGATGTCATTGCTGCCGTAGTTTCTGAAATCAACCTTGTGGGCAACAAAGCCGAATGGGTCGTTGAAACTGGAGCCACCAAGCATTTCTGTTCGGAAAAAGACCTTTTTATCGAGTTCCATGAATTTTCCAAAGCTGATCAG GGATACCTGTCGGGTGGGCTATTTATTTTAGAAACTGTATTTGTTGCTGGTTCCATCAATAAAGCTTCTACTTCTGCTTATATTGTTGAGAATTTTGATCTTTGGCATGCTAGATTAGGACATGTAAATTATGGTTCCATGAAACGATTGCAAAAAATGTCTTTAATTGCTAGTCTAGTCTGTAATGGTCATAAATGTGGAATCTGTGTTGAAGCTAAACACTGCAAGAAACCATTCAAACCTGTTCTAAGTAGACAAACTGAATTACTTGAATTGGTTCATTCGGATTTAGCTGACTTTAAGAATATTGAAAGTTGA